Proteins from a single region of Numenius arquata chromosome Z, bNumArq3.hap1.1, whole genome shotgun sequence:
- the MYORG gene encoding myogenesis-regulating glycosidase, whose translation MYTFLPENFTPVKQKPSKELRPMLSAILLGLILFIAAVVAWCYYTVSLRKAERLKTELMDLRADGFVIRNQHGEVVFRLAFRSGSLDLESCSKEGEILSCTRSGRGPLNFFIQTVKPKDTVMCYRVRWEELAAGPAVEHTMFWEDAHWYGGSEMSTQHWPIRLAGYQEPVPYVTSDVYSFRDSFGGILERYWLSSKAAAIKINDSVPFHLGFNATERALFFQARYKDSPYKPPPGQQPFPELSYRVCVGSDVTSIHKYMVRRYFNKPSKIPAENAFRYPIWSTWALYKNDIDQDKLLRFAEKIKKYRFNCSHIEIDDMYTQAYGDFDFDPIKFPNVTEMFAKLREDGFKVTLWTHPFINYNSSNFGVGIERQLFIKEPSGRLPAMVEWWNGIGAILDFTNPAARDWFQSHLRQLRHKYGISSFKFDAGETSYLPKQFSTFRPLSDPSIWSRRYTEMAIPFYELAEVRVGYQSQNISCFFRIIDRDSVWGYELGLKSLIPTVLTISMLGYPFISADMIGGNFFPNKTDGAVEIPDRELYIRWLELSAFMPSMQFSIPPWLYDKEVVEIAQKFTELHESLVAPLLLELAGEVTDTGDPIIRPIWWISPRDEAAHRIDSQFLIGDTLMVAPVLEMGKQERDVYLPAGKWRSYKGELFEKTPVLLTDYPVDLDEVAYFLWVS comes from the coding sequence ATGTACACCTTCCTGCCTGAGAACTTCACGCCGGTGAAGCAGAAGCCCTCCAAGGAGCTGAGGCCCATGCTCAGTGCCATCTTGCTGGGCCTCATCCTGTTCATTGCCGCAGTGGTGGCCTGGTGCTACTACACCGTGTCCCTGCGGAAGGCGGAGCGGCTCAAGACGGAGCTGATGGACCTGCGGGCAGATGGCTTCGTCATCAGGAACCAGCATGGGGAGGTGGTCTTCCGTCTGGCCTTCCGCTCGGGCAGCCTTGACCTGGAGTCGTGCTCCAAGGAGGGCGAGATCTTGAGCTGCACGCGGTCGGGCCGGGGGCCGCTCAACTTCTTCATCCAGACGGTGAAGCCCAAGGACACAGTGATGTGCTACCGCGTGCGCTGGGAGGAGCTGGCGGCCGGCCCAGCAGTGGAGCACACCATGTTCTGGGAGGACGCCCACTGGTACGGGGGCTCAGAGATGAGCACCCAGCACTGGCCCATCCGCCTGGCCGGCTACCAGGAGCCCGTGCCCTACGTGACGAGCGACGTCTACTCCTTCCGCGACAGCTTTGGCGGCATCCTCGAGCGTTACTGGCTCTCCTCCAAGGCGGCGGCCATCAAGATCAATGACTCGGTGCCCTTCCACCTGGGCTTCAACGCCACCGAGCGTGCCCTCTTCTTCCAGGCCCGCTACAAGGACTCGCCctacaagcccccgccggggcagcAGCCCTTCCCCGAGCTCAGCTACCGGGTCTGTGTGGGCTCTGATGTCACCTCCATCCACAAGTACATGGTGCGCAGGTACTTCAACAAGCCCTCCAAGATCCCCGCCGAGAATGCCTTCCGATACCCCATCTGGTCCACCTGGGCCCTCTACAAGAATGATATTGACCAGGACAAACTCTTGCGATTTGCTGAAAAGATCAAGAAGTACCGTTTTAACTGCAGCCACATTGAAATTGATGACATGTACACGCAAGCCTATGGGGACTTTGACTTTGACCCCATCAAGTTTCCCAATGTAACGGAGATGTTTGCAAAACTGAGGGAAGATGGGTTCAAGGTCACACTGTGGACTCACCCTTTCATAAACTACAATTCCTCCAATTTTGGAGTGGGGATCGAGCGTCAGCTGTTCATTAAGGAGCCATCAGGGCGACTGCCTGCCATGGTGGAGTGGTGGAATGGCATTGGGGCCATCCTGGACTTCACCAACCCAGCAGCCCGGGACTGGTTCCAGAGCCACCTGCGCCAGCTCCGACACAAGTACGGCATCTCGTCCTTCAAGTTTGATGCGGGCGAGACCAGCTACCTGCCCAAGCAGTTCAGCACCTTCCGCCCACTCTCAGACCCCAGCATCTGGTCACGGCGCTACACAGAGATGGCCATCCCCTTCTACGAGCTGGCTGAGGTGCGGGTGGGCTACCAGTcacagaacatctcctgcttctTCCGTATCATTGACCGCGACTCTGTCTGGGGCTACGAGCTTGGCCTTAAGTCCCTCATCCCCACAGTGCTCACCATCAGCATGCTGGGGTACCCCTTCATATCCGCTGACATGATTGGGGGGaattttttccccaacaagaCAGATGGTGCGGTGGAGATCCCCGACCGGGAGCTGTACATCCGGTGGCTGGAGCTGTCGGCCTTCATGCCCTCCATGCAgttctccatcccaccctggctCTACgacaaggaggtggtggagattGCGCAGAAGTTCACGGAACTCCACGAGTCACTGGTGGCCCCACTGCTTCTGGAGCTGGCCGGAGAGGTCACCGACACGGGTGACCCCATCATCCGTCCCATCTGGTGGATCTCGCCCCGCGATGAGGCCGCGCACCGGATTGACTCCCAGTTCCTCATTGGGGACACCCTCATGGTGGCCCCTGTCCTGGAGATGGGCAAGCAGGAGCGCGACGTCTACCTGCCGGCGGGCAAGTGGCGCAGCTACAAGGGGGAGTTGTTTGAGAAGACCCCGGTGCTGCTGACGGACTATCCTGTTGACCTGGACGAAGTCGCCTATTTCCTCTGGGTTTCCTAA